A region of Chelonia mydas isolate rCheMyd1 chromosome 7, rCheMyd1.pri.v2, whole genome shotgun sequence DNA encodes the following proteins:
- the NUDT13 gene encoding NAD(P)H pyrophosphatase NUDT13, mitochondrial isoform X1, translated as MRAMIYQGVYRRTSSLWCRLHSTYVRKMRYLFELKEDDGICRKAQNSGTFYLFHNLSPFLKKVGSKYLAPQISVAEMKSMLGKFKQNEQMIEDSVLIGCSDECVAYFALDLGSLEKSVIESELKGSFTELRKAFFQLDGKDAPLLSSAQALLRWHDTHQYCSKTGQPTQKNLAGSKRVCHTNGIIYYPQMSPVVITLVSDGSRCLLARQASFPKGMYSALAGFCDVGETLEETVRREVAEEVGLEVESLWYSASQHWPFPNSSLMIACHAMVQPQQTKISVNKLELEAAGWFSLEEIMEAFGREPKPLKQEDGSFSLCLPPKWAIAHQLIQEWIKLQASTPA; from the exons ATGAGAGCTATGATTTATCAAGGTGTATACAGAAGAACTTCCTCTCTGTGGTGCAGGTTACACTCTACCTATGTTAGAAAAATGCG ATACTTGTTTGAGCTAAAGGAAGATGATGGCATTTGTAGGAAAGCCCAGAACTCAGGAACATTCTACCTCTTTCACAATCTCTCTCCATTCCTTAAGAAAGTTGGGAGCAAGTACTTGGCACCACAGATAAGTGTAGCAG AAATGAAAAGCATGCTGGGGAAGTTCAAACAGAATGAACAGATGATAGAGGACTCagtgctgattggctgttcaGATGAATGCGTGGCATACTTTGCCCTGGATCTAG GATCCTTGGAGAAATCTGTCATTGAATCTGAATTGAAGGGGTCATTTACTGAGTTACGGAAGGCTTTCTTTCAACTAGATGGGAAAGATGCACCCTTGTTGTCCTCG GCTCAGGCCCTTCTTCGTTGGCATGACACCCATCAGTACTGTAGCAAAACTGGGCAGCCTACCCAGAAGAACCTAGCTGGCAGCAAGCGTGTTTGCCATACCAACGGAATAATTTATTATCCACAG ATGTCCCCAGTGGTTATCACTTTGGTGTCTGATGGGAGCCGGTGCCTTCTTGCCCGACAGGCGTCATTCCCAAAGGGGATGTACAGTGCTCTGGCAGGCTTCTGTGATGTGG GTGAGACTCTGGAGGAGACAGTCCGACGGGAGGTGGCAGAAGAGGTGGGATTGGAGGTGGAGTCTCTGTGGTATTCTGCTTCTCAGCACTGGCCCTTTCCCAACAGCTCCCTAATGATAGCTTGTCATGCCATGGTGCAACCACAACAGACCAAG ATCAGCGTGAACAAACTGGAGTTGGAAGCAGCCGGCTGGTTCAGCCTGGAGGAGATAATGGAAGCATTCGGACGGGAGCCTAAGCCTTTGAAACAGGAGGATGGCAGCTTTTCACTTTGTCTGCCACCCAAGTGGGCCATAGCCCACCAACTGATTCAGGAGTGGATTAAGCTGCAGGCTTCCACGCCTGCTTAG
- the NUDT13 gene encoding NAD(P)H pyrophosphatase NUDT13, mitochondrial isoform X2, protein MKSMLGKFKQNEQMIEDSVLIGCSDECVAYFALDLGSLEKSVIESELKGSFTELRKAFFQLDGKDAPLLSSAQALLRWHDTHQYCSKTGQPTQKNLAGSKRVCHTNGIIYYPQMSPVVITLVSDGSRCLLARQASFPKGMYSALAGFCDVGETLEETVRREVAEEVGLEVESLWYSASQHWPFPNSSLMIACHAMVQPQQTKISVNKLELEAAGWFSLEEIMEAFGREPKPLKQEDGSFSLCLPPKWAIAHQLIQEWIKLQASTPA, encoded by the exons ATGAAAAGCATGCTGGGGAAGTTCAAACAGAATGAACAGATGATAGAGGACTCagtgctgattggctgttcaGATGAATGCGTGGCATACTTTGCCCTGGATCTAG GATCCTTGGAGAAATCTGTCATTGAATCTGAATTGAAGGGGTCATTTACTGAGTTACGGAAGGCTTTCTTTCAACTAGATGGGAAAGATGCACCCTTGTTGTCCTCG GCTCAGGCCCTTCTTCGTTGGCATGACACCCATCAGTACTGTAGCAAAACTGGGCAGCCTACCCAGAAGAACCTAGCTGGCAGCAAGCGTGTTTGCCATACCAACGGAATAATTTATTATCCACAG ATGTCCCCAGTGGTTATCACTTTGGTGTCTGATGGGAGCCGGTGCCTTCTTGCCCGACAGGCGTCATTCCCAAAGGGGATGTACAGTGCTCTGGCAGGCTTCTGTGATGTGG GTGAGACTCTGGAGGAGACAGTCCGACGGGAGGTGGCAGAAGAGGTGGGATTGGAGGTGGAGTCTCTGTGGTATTCTGCTTCTCAGCACTGGCCCTTTCCCAACAGCTCCCTAATGATAGCTTGTCATGCCATGGTGCAACCACAACAGACCAAG ATCAGCGTGAACAAACTGGAGTTGGAAGCAGCCGGCTGGTTCAGCCTGGAGGAGATAATGGAAGCATTCGGACGGGAGCCTAAGCCTTTGAAACAGGAGGATGGCAGCTTTTCACTTTGTCTGCCACCCAAGTGGGCCATAGCCCACCAACTGATTCAGGAGTGGATTAAGCTGCAGGCTTCCACGCCTGCTTAG
- the NUDT13 gene encoding NAD(P)H pyrophosphatase NUDT13, mitochondrial isoform X3 — translation MAQALLRWHDTHQYCSKTGQPTQKNLAGSKRVCHTNGIIYYPQMSPVVITLVSDGSRCLLARQASFPKGMYSALAGFCDVGETLEETVRREVAEEVGLEVESLWYSASQHWPFPNSSLMIACHAMVQPQQTKISVNKLELEAAGWFSLEEIMEAFGREPKPLKQEDGSFSLCLPPKWAIAHQLIQEWIKLQASTPA, via the exons ATG GCTCAGGCCCTTCTTCGTTGGCATGACACCCATCAGTACTGTAGCAAAACTGGGCAGCCTACCCAGAAGAACCTAGCTGGCAGCAAGCGTGTTTGCCATACCAACGGAATAATTTATTATCCACAG ATGTCCCCAGTGGTTATCACTTTGGTGTCTGATGGGAGCCGGTGCCTTCTTGCCCGACAGGCGTCATTCCCAAAGGGGATGTACAGTGCTCTGGCAGGCTTCTGTGATGTGG GTGAGACTCTGGAGGAGACAGTCCGACGGGAGGTGGCAGAAGAGGTGGGATTGGAGGTGGAGTCTCTGTGGTATTCTGCTTCTCAGCACTGGCCCTTTCCCAACAGCTCCCTAATGATAGCTTGTCATGCCATGGTGCAACCACAACAGACCAAG ATCAGCGTGAACAAACTGGAGTTGGAAGCAGCCGGCTGGTTCAGCCTGGAGGAGATAATGGAAGCATTCGGACGGGAGCCTAAGCCTTTGAAACAGGAGGATGGCAGCTTTTCACTTTGTCTGCCACCCAAGTGGGCCATAGCCCACCAACTGATTCAGGAGTGGATTAAGCTGCAGGCTTCCACGCCTGCTTAG